From the genome of Papaver somniferum cultivar HN1 chromosome 2, ASM357369v1, whole genome shotgun sequence, one region includes:
- the LOC113349781 gene encoding arginine decarboxylase-like: MPALACCVDAATFPPGYAIVAGDSSLPVVLPEAFSDAPLLPLTNTTVASSLLELPLPSPWSPSHSASLYKINGWGAPYFSVNSSGNITVRPHGLETLPHQEIDLMKVVKKVSEPKSRGGLGLQLPLIVRLPDVLKNRLQSLQSAFDFAIQSQSYGSRYQGVYPVKCNQDRYMVEDIVEFGTPYRFGLEAGSKPELLLAMSCLCKGNPEALLICNGYKDAEYISLALAARKLALNTVIVLEQEEELDLVIEMSKKLAVRPVIGMRAKLRTKHAGHFGATSGEKGKFGLNTMQILRVAKKLEQNGMLDCLQLLHFHIGSQIPSTSLLADGVGEATQIYCELVRLGAAMRVIDVGGGLGIDYDGSQSPDSDNSVGYGLEEYASAVVQSIRNACDRKFVKHPVICSESGRALVSHHSVLIFEAVSASAPVAPTLDSLGLGLHYLANGLTDDSLSDYRSLTAAAVRGDYETCLVYADQLKQRCVDQFKEGSLSLEHLASIDNISELVSKAIGTSDPVRTYHVNLSVFTSVPDFWGIGQQFPIVPIQRLDEKPVVKGVLSDLTCDSDGKVDKFIGGETSLPLHELEGEGGILGSGGGAGYYLGMFLGGAYQEALGGLHNLFGGPSVVRVSQSDGPHSFAVTRAVPGLSCGEVLRVMQHEPEMMFETLKHRVEECIHGEDSDDDELARDTLVSGLARSFHNMPYLANIATAASFYEKKNNDNGGGDYYGDYYPDEDYNNNSVAAVVGEEDEHWTYCVA, translated from the coding sequence atgCCTGCCCTAGCGTGTTGCGTAGATGCTGCAACCTTTCCTCCTGGTTACGCTATCGTCGCCGGGGATAGCTCTCTTCCGGTGGTGCTCCCGGAAGCATTTTCCGACGCACCACTCCTACCGTTAACAAACACCACTGTAGCATCGTCCCTACTCGAGTTACCCCTTCCTTCTCCTTGGTCACCATCTCACTCAGCTTCTCTATACAAAATCAATGGCTGGGGAGCTCCATATTTCTCAGTTAATTCATCTGGTAATATCACTGTTCGTCCCCATGGATTAGAAACATTACCTCATCAAGAGATTGATTTAATGAAAGTTGTTAAGAAAGTTTCTGAGCCGAAATCCCGTGGTGGATTAGGTTTGCAGCTTCCTTTAATTGTTCGACTTCCTGACGTTCTTAAGAATCGGCTTCAGTCTCTTCAATCTGCTTTTGATTTTGCGATTCAGTCGCAGAGCTATGGTTCTCGTTACCAGGGTGTTTATCCAGTGAAATGTAATCAAGATAGGTATATGGTTGAAGATATTGTTGAATTTGGAACACCTTATAGGTTTGGTCTTGAAGCTGGGTCGAAGCCTGAGCTTCTTTTGGCTATGAGTTGTCTGTGCAAAGGAAACCCTGAAGCTTTATTGATCTGTAATGGTTACAAGGATGCAGAATATATCTCACTTGCTTTGGCTGCGCGTAAACTTGCTTTGAATACTGTGATTGTTCTTGAGCAAGAAGAAGAGCTTGATTTGGTTATAGAGATGAGCAAAAAGCTCGCTGTGCGTCCTGTTATTGGCATGAGAGCCAAGCTCAGAACCAAACATGCTGGTCATTTTGGAGCAACTTCAGGGGAAAAGGGAAAATTTGGATTGAACACTATGCAGATTCTCCGTGTTGCCAAGAAACTTGAGCAAAATGGAATGCTTGATTGTCTTCAGCTCTTGCATTTTCACATAGGATCTCAGATTCCTTCGACCTCATTGTTAGCTGATGGTGTTGGGGAAGCTACCCAGATTTACTGTGAATTGGTTCGTCTCGGTGCTGCTATGCGTGTTATTGATGTTGGTGGAGGTCTGGGTATTGATTATGATGGATCACAATCTCCTGATTCAGATAATTCAGTTGGTTATGGATTAGAGGAGTATGCTTCTGCTGTCGTTCAATCAATACGAAATGCCTGTGACCGTAAATTTGTGAAGCATCCAGTGATCTGTAGTGAAAGTGGGAGAGCCCTTGTTTCTCATCATTCCGTTCTTATCTTTGAAGCTGTCTCTGCAAGTGCACCTGTCGCCCCAACATTGGATTCTCTTGGTCTTGGATTGCATTACTTAGCCAATGGGCTTACTGATGACTCCCTATCGGATTACCGCAGCCTGACTGCAGCTGCAGTCCGTGGAGATTATGAGACTTGTTTGGTCTATGCTGATCAGTTGAAACAAAGGTGTGTTGATCAATTCAAAGAAGGATCTTTAAGCCTTGAACATCTTGCTTCTATTGATAATATATCAGAGTTGGTTTCCAAGGCAATTGGTACTTCTGATCCTGTTCGCACATACCATGTGAATCTCTCTGTATTCACTTCGGTCCCTGATTTCTGGGGAATTGGACAGCAGTTCCCAATTGTTCCAATTCAAAGGCTTGATGAGAAGCCTGTTGTCAAAGGGGTTTTATCTGATCTTACTTGTGACAGTGATGGGAAGGTTGATAAATTCATTGGAGGAGAAACTAGTTTACCTCTTCATGAATTGGAAGGTGAAGGAGGGATCTTAGGTAGTGGCGGTGGTGCTGGTTATTATTTGGGAATGTTCTTAGGCGGGGCTTACCAGGAGGCTCTTGGAGGATTACACAACCTGTTCGGCGGCCCAAGTGTGGTACGTGTATCACAGAGCGATGGACCGCACAGCTTCGCAGTGACGCGAGCGGTGCCGGGGTTGTCTTGCGGAGAGGTCCTACGGGTGATGCAGCACGAGCCAGAGATGATGTTTGAGACACTCAAGCACCGTGTAGAGGAGTGTATTCACGGGGAAGACAGCGATGACGATGAGCTTGCCCGTGACACATTGGTGAGCGGCCTTGCTCGCTCCTTCCATAACATGCCATATCTTGCCAATATCGCAACTGCTGCTTCATTTTATGAGAAGAAGAATAATGACAATGGCGGTGGGGACTACTATGGTGATTACTATCCAGACGAGGATTACAATaacaactctgttgctgctgttgttggcgAGGAAGATGAGCATTGGACCTATTGTGTTGCTTGA